A window of the Halopseudomonas phragmitis genome harbors these coding sequences:
- a CDS encoding universal stress protein, whose translation MDIRHMLVVIDPTSEDEQPCLRRAEQLSAHYPQARITLFLCDYIPALDGGVLFDTPGLEKARASLIRHREGFLERLAKPLRDKGLKVDTEALWGKRLDRHILRAIAEYQADLVLKTTHHHNVLKRLLLSNTDWQLIRHSEVPVWLVKQADRPLQKLCASVDPLHEADKPAALDLKLISLTQGLAKLTNSQPHVVHCYNPLPRTLVFDASVITDYDGYADDVRQRHASAFEQLANQTGVDASHRNLLQGYPEEAIPAFASDQDIDLLVMGAVSRSRLDSALLGHTAERLLDDVPCDVLVVKPDGFVDPSKPS comes from the coding sequence ATGGATATTCGACACATGCTGGTAGTCATCGACCCCACCAGTGAAGATGAGCAACCCTGCCTGCGTCGTGCCGAGCAGCTGAGCGCTCACTATCCGCAGGCTCGGATCACCCTGTTTCTGTGCGACTACATTCCTGCGCTCGACGGGGGTGTTCTGTTCGACACCCCCGGCCTGGAGAAGGCGCGCGCATCATTGATCAGACATCGTGAAGGCTTTCTCGAGCGGCTGGCCAAACCACTGCGCGACAAGGGCCTCAAAGTCGATACCGAAGCACTCTGGGGCAAGCGTCTGGACCGCCATATTCTGCGCGCCATCGCTGAATACCAGGCTGATCTGGTGCTGAAAACCACCCACCACCACAATGTGCTCAAGCGCCTGCTACTGAGTAATACCGACTGGCAGCTGATCCGCCATAGCGAAGTACCGGTCTGGCTGGTCAAGCAGGCCGATCGACCGCTGCAAAAACTCTGCGCCAGCGTCGATCCGCTGCACGAGGCGGACAAACCGGCGGCACTGGACCTGAAACTGATCTCCCTGACCCAGGGTCTGGCCAAGCTAACCAACAGCCAGCCCCATGTCGTGCACTGCTATAACCCGCTGCCGCGCACCCTGGTTTTCGATGCCAGTGTGATCACCGATTACGATGGTTATGCCGATGATGTTCGCCAACGCCACGCCAGCGCTTTTGAGCAACTGGCCAATCAGACCGGAGTAGACGCCTCACACCGAAATCTGCTGCAGGGCTATCCGGAAGAGGCAATTCCGGCGTTCGCCAGCGACCAGGATATCGACCTGCTGGTGATGGGGGCGGTATCGCGTTCACGTCTGGACAGCGCCCTGCTTGGACACACCGCCGAGCGACTACTCGATGATGTCCCCTGCGATGTGCTGGTGGTCAAACCGGACGGTTTTGTCGATCCCAGCAAGCCGAGCTGA
- a CDS encoding tetratricopeptide repeat protein — protein sequence MSKTLLAALALGILAGCASNAHNSHLNQAYQAYDRGDCAQTIFQLSRAERASRSRPHLQPEISLLRGLCLERQALYVDAAQTYRYLLRHYPNSEYSYRAGARLETLRQLGHYQPDQRLPPERP from the coding sequence ATGTCAAAAACTCTGCTAGCCGCACTTGCCCTGGGCATTTTGGCCGGTTGCGCCTCGAACGCCCATAACAGTCACCTGAATCAGGCCTATCAGGCCTATGATCGGGGCGACTGTGCCCAGACCATTTTCCAGTTGTCCCGGGCCGAGCGGGCCAGCCGTTCGCGACCGCATCTGCAACCGGAAATCTCATTGTTGAGGGGGCTGTGTCTGGAGCGTCAGGCTCTGTACGTGGATGCCGCGCAGACTTACCGTTACCTGCTCCGGCATTACCCCAATAGTGAGTATAGTTATCGGGCCGGCGCACGCCTGGAGACCCTGCGTCAATTGGGTCATTACCAGCCGGATCAGCGCTTGCCGCCCGAGCGCCCCTGA
- a CDS encoding DUF4124 domain-containing protein: protein MRIRQLVIICLVLWFGPVAASEIYRWVDEHGQVHFGERPREGAQRVEVRPQVVERDAQVRQREQNLQRLMDVRTEERAARQTAVLEQRARQQSHCDALRRELARFDGRVLWYEEDANGKRMEVEPKRVEARKNALQAEIRERC, encoded by the coding sequence ATGCGAATTCGTCAGCTTGTCATCATCTGCCTGGTGCTGTGGTTTGGCCCGGTTGCCGCCAGCGAGATCTATCGCTGGGTGGACGAGCACGGCCAGGTCCATTTCGGTGAGCGCCCGCGCGAGGGCGCACAACGGGTTGAAGTGAGACCTCAGGTGGTCGAACGTGATGCCCAGGTGCGCCAGCGGGAACAGAATCTCCAGCGTCTGATGGATGTACGCACCGAGGAACGTGCGGCGCGACAAACCGCTGTACTTGAACAGCGGGCCAGGCAACAAAGCCATTGTGATGCTCTGCGCCGAGAGTTGGCGCGGTTCGATGGCCGGGTCCTCTGGTACGAGGAGGATGCCAACGGCAAGCGGATGGAGGTGGAACCTAAACGAGTCGAGGCGCGCAAGAACGCCTTGCAAGCTGAAATCAGGGAGCGTTGCTGA
- a CDS encoding PilZ domain-containing protein: MQTTPVPESPEHIEKRQITRHQLGAYLQVFNQCTGRPIGYLGNVSRQGLMLISPLPLMVDELFELQLRLPSSLHPYQRLDFQARSHWCREDVTPGHFDTGFSLVGNQPAFAELTDALTRYFSFMRTEDA, from the coding sequence ATGCAGACGACGCCTGTTCCGGAGTCCCCGGAGCATATCGAAAAACGCCAGATCACCCGGCATCAGCTAGGAGCTTACCTGCAGGTTTTCAATCAGTGCACCGGTCGGCCGATAGGCTATTTGGGTAATGTATCGCGTCAGGGTCTGATGCTGATCAGCCCGTTGCCGTTGATGGTCGATGAACTGTTTGAACTGCAATTGCGCCTGCCGTCCAGTTTGCACCCCTATCAGCGGTTGGACTTTCAGGCCCGAAGCCACTGGTGTCGCGAAGATGTCACTCCGGGGCACTTCGATACTGGCTTCAGCCTGGTGGGTAACCAGCCGGCTTTTGCTGAACTGACCGATGCGCTGACCCGCTACTTCAGTTTCATGCGCACGGAAGATGCCTGA
- the sbcB gene encoding exodeoxyribonuclease I, whose translation MAESFFWYDFESTGIDPRRDRPLQVAGVRTDAELNEVDDPLCIDCQLSPDILPHPMACLVTGIGPERVMAGLPEAEFIQRLHHEMATPGTCSVGYNNLRFDDEMTRFSLYRNFYDPYAREWQSGNSRWDLLDGLRAAHALRPEGIEWPQQDGLVSLRLELLTAANGIDHGQAHDALADVRATIAMARLLRQTQPKLFNYLLGLRRKPAVNALIDLRNVRPLVHVSGRFGRERHGLALVLPLGWHPVNRNALIVYDLAADPGLLNELTAEQLRQRLYTRQEDLAEGQQRPGLKLVHINRCPFLADLKVLRAEDIARLGLDMPLLLANAQALGTWRETGQALLREVYSDTAEQKEAQSDPELQLYDGFLNDTDRQLLPDIRQADPDTLARHSWPLRDQRLVDLLFRYRARNFPDTLTASEQEQWRQFCRQRLQGRLPGAPLTLADFNRVLSEAMPQASAQQQQLLQDWQRYAEDLARYLAVKME comes from the coding sequence ATGGCCGAGAGTTTTTTCTGGTACGACTTCGAGTCAACCGGCATCGATCCGCGTCGTGACCGGCCTCTGCAGGTGGCCGGCGTTCGCACCGATGCAGAGTTGAACGAGGTCGACGATCCACTGTGCATCGATTGCCAACTGTCGCCGGATATTCTGCCGCATCCGATGGCCTGTCTGGTTACCGGGATAGGCCCGGAACGGGTCATGGCGGGGCTGCCCGAGGCTGAATTCATTCAGCGTCTGCATCATGAAATGGCTACGCCGGGCACCTGTAGCGTGGGTTACAACAACCTGCGCTTCGACGACGAGATGACCCGTTTCAGCCTGTACCGGAATTTCTATGATCCCTATGCCCGTGAGTGGCAGTCAGGCAATAGTCGCTGGGACCTGCTTGATGGCTTGCGTGCCGCCCACGCCTTGCGCCCCGAGGGCATCGAGTGGCCACAGCAAGACGGGCTGGTCAGCCTGCGCCTGGAGCTGCTGACGGCCGCCAATGGCATTGATCATGGTCAGGCTCATGATGCTTTGGCCGATGTCCGTGCGACCATTGCCATGGCTCGCCTGTTGCGTCAGACCCAGCCGAAACTGTTCAACTATCTGCTGGGGCTGCGCCGTAAGCCGGCGGTTAATGCCCTGATTGATCTGCGCAACGTTCGACCGCTGGTCCATGTGTCTGGTCGTTTCGGGCGTGAGCGTCACGGATTGGCGCTGGTGTTGCCGCTGGGCTGGCATCCGGTCAATCGCAATGCATTGATTGTCTATGACCTCGCTGCCGACCCGGGCCTGCTCAATGAGCTGACGGCCGAGCAGTTGCGTCAGCGCCTGTACACTCGTCAGGAAGACTTGGCCGAGGGGCAGCAGCGTCCGGGGCTGAAGTTGGTGCATATCAATCGCTGTCCGTTTCTGGCCGACCTCAAGGTGTTGCGCGCTGAAGATATTGCGCGTCTGGGGCTGGATATGCCGCTTTTGCTGGCTAATGCCCAGGCTCTGGGGACATGGCGGGAAACCGGCCAGGCGCTGCTCAGGGAAGTTTACAGTGATACGGCTGAGCAGAAGGAGGCTCAGTCTGATCCAGAGTTGCAACTCTATGACGGGTTTCTTAACGATACGGACAGGCAGTTGCTGCCGGACATTCGCCAGGCTGACCCCGATACACTGGCTCGACACTCCTGGCCCTTACGTGACCAGCGGTTGGTTGATCTGTTGTTCCGTTATCGGGCGCGTAACTTTCCCGATACTCTGACTGCAAGCGAGCAGGAACAGTGGCGGCAGTTTTGTCGGCAGCGGCTTCAGGGGCGGCTGCCCGGAGCACCATTGACCCTGGCAGACTTTAATCGGGTCTTGAGTGAGGCGATGCCCCAAGCTTCTGCTCAACAGCAGCAGTTGCTGCAAGACTGGCAGCGCTATGCCGAGGATCTAGCCCGTTATCTGGCCGTGAAGATGGAGTGA
- the mvaT gene encoding histone-like nucleoid-structuring protein MvaT — MSKLQEYRQIEETIRELSERLKSLSNDDKLKKEIEFEEKLKGLMSQYGKSLKDVVALLDPDNKLTPAAKAGKATAGAKRARKVKQYKNPNTGEVVETKGGNHKTLKAWKEQYGADTVESWAKVLG; from the coding sequence ATGTCCAAGTTGCAAGAGTATCGTCAGATCGAAGAAACCATCCGTGAACTTTCCGAACGATTGAAGTCTCTGTCGAACGACGACAAGCTCAAGAAAGAAATCGAGTTTGAAGAAAAACTCAAAGGGCTGATGAGCCAATACGGGAAGTCGTTGAAAGATGTAGTCGCTCTGCTCGACCCGGATAACAAACTGACCCCCGCTGCCAAGGCCGGCAAGGCCACTGCAGGCGCCAAGCGCGCGCGCAAGGTCAAACAGTACAAGAACCCGAACACTGGTGAAGTTGTCGAAACCAAAGGCGGCAACCACAAGACCCTGAAAGCCTGGAAAGAGCAGTACGGTGCCGATACTGTTGAAAGCTGGGCCAAGGTGCTTGGCTAG
- the purU gene encoding formyltetrahydrofolate deformylase, with translation MRTYRLVIACPDRVGIVAKVSNLLATYNGWISEANHHSDNLSGWFFMRHEIRADSLPFDLDGLRTVFAPIAAEFSMDWRVSDSSERKKVVLMASRESHCLADLLHRWHSGELACDITSVISNHDDLRSMVEWHGIPFHHVPVDPQNKQPAFAEVTRLVDEQGADCIVLARYMQILPPELCQRYAHRIINIHHSFLPSFVGAKPYHQAAQRGVKLIGATCHYVTEELDAGPIIEQDVARITHRHNVEDMVRLGKDVEKMVLSRGLRYHLEDRVLVHDNKTVVFN, from the coding sequence ATGCGTACCTATCGTTTGGTAATCGCCTGTCCGGATCGGGTAGGTATTGTGGCTAAAGTCAGTAACTTGCTGGCCACCTATAATGGCTGGATCAGTGAAGCCAATCATCATTCGGATAACCTGTCGGGCTGGTTTTTCATGCGTCATGAGATCCGGGCTGATTCCCTGCCATTTGATCTGGATGGTTTGCGTACGGTTTTTGCTCCTATTGCCGCCGAGTTCTCAATGGACTGGAGGGTAAGTGATTCCTCCGAGCGCAAGAAAGTTGTGTTGATGGCCAGCCGCGAATCGCACTGTCTGGCCGACTTGCTACATCGTTGGCACAGCGGGGAGCTGGCTTGCGATATCACCAGTGTGATTTCCAACCATGATGATCTGCGCAGCATGGTCGAGTGGCACGGTATTCCTTTCCATCATGTGCCGGTTGATCCGCAGAACAAACAACCGGCCTTTGCCGAAGTGACCCGCCTGGTGGATGAACAGGGTGCCGACTGTATTGTGCTGGCGCGCTATATGCAGATTCTGCCGCCGGAGCTGTGCCAGCGCTATGCGCATCGGATCATCAATATTCACCACAGCTTCCTGCCGTCGTTCGTCGGCGCCAAGCCGTATCACCAGGCTGCTCAGCGCGGGGTCAAGCTGATTGGCGCCACCTGCCACTATGTGACCGAGGAGCTGGATGCCGGCCCTATCATTGAGCAGGATGTGGCCCGGATTACCCACCGGCACAATGTTGAAGACATGGTGCGGCTCGGGAAAGACGTGGAAAAAATGGTACTTTCG